A genome region from Musa acuminata AAA Group cultivar baxijiao chromosome BXJ3-5, Cavendish_Baxijiao_AAA, whole genome shotgun sequence includes the following:
- the LOC103973242 gene encoding auxin-responsive protein SAUR77, giving the protein MHSPLDPSAGAIGCCAFLRRPASFSRHLGYRPLAPLEEPPPLVRVVVGKERRVFLVDPFVLDSNPFRILMEAAGDERSRRKGAVFVDVDAILFEHMLWLAYNEPSSSSSSASLFQLNLKEIIQFYSQDN; this is encoded by the coding sequence ATGCATTCGCCCCTCGATCCATCCGCCGGGGCCATCGGATGCTGCGCCTTCCTCCGCCGCCCCGCCTCCTTCTCGCGCCACCTCGGCTACCGCCCTCTCGCCCCCCTCGAGGAGCCGCCGCCGCTGGTGCGGGTGGTGGTGGGGAAGGAGCGCCGGGTGTTCCTGGTCGACCCCTTCGTCCTCGACAGCAACCCCTTCCGGATCTTGATGGAGGCGGCCGGGGACGAGCGGTCGAGGCGGAAAGGCGCCGTCTTTGTCGACGTTGACGCCATCCTGTTCGAGCACATGCTGTGGTTGGCCTACAACgaaccctcttcttcctcctcctccgcttcttTGTTCCAGCTCAACCTGAAGGAGATCATACAGTTTTATTCTCAGGACaattag